A stretch of the Rhizomicrobium sp. genome encodes the following:
- a CDS encoding VOC family protein, giving the protein MLHHVSVGVTDVARAAKFYDAVLGTLGYKRVADYSPHAIGYGTDHPEFWIGGAHNGKPTSAGNGTHLGFSAKSKAQVLKFHEVALREGGSNNGEPGPRADYGPDYYGAFIYDLDGNKIEATLHPSPKPAKTQAARKPVKKVAKTAAKKLAKKAKVKKKKARK; this is encoded by the coding sequence ATGCTCCATCATGTCTCCGTCGGCGTGACCGATGTCGCGCGCGCGGCGAAATTCTATGACGCCGTGCTGGGCACGCTCGGCTACAAACGCGTCGCGGACTATTCCCCGCACGCCATCGGCTACGGCACGGACCATCCGGAGTTCTGGATCGGTGGGGCCCACAATGGAAAACCGACGAGCGCCGGCAACGGCACGCATCTGGGCTTCAGCGCGAAAAGCAAGGCACAGGTCCTGAAATTCCACGAGGTGGCGCTGCGTGAAGGCGGCAGCAACAACGGTGAGCCCGGCCCACGTGCCGACTATGGCCCCGATTATTACGGCGCCTTCATCTACGACCTCGACGGCAACAAGATCGAGGCGACGCTGCATCCCTCGCCCAAGCCGGCCAAGACGCAGGCGGCGCGCAAGCCGGTGAAGAAGGTCGCGAAGACGGCGGCGAAAAAACTGGCCAAGAAAGCCAAGGTCAAAAAGAAGAAGGCCAGAAAGTAA
- a CDS encoding nitronate monooxygenase family protein: MTIRTPLCDMLGIQYPIMLAGMGGVSYGELAAAVSEAGGFGTLGMAGRSPDEIKHEMKVVRDKTDKPFGVDLLAAVPESLERTADIIIEGGAKAFISGLGVPPPHLVKKFHDAGLKVMNVNGTVKHARSAEAGGLDAVVAQGTEAGGHTGRVAGMALIPQIADAVKIPVIAAGAIVDGRGLAAALALGAQGVWMGTRFIAATEAHAGGLYKQVIVDATDEDTVITRSYSGKPMRVFKNEWVAEWEKRPQDIKPFPAQAILSTQAGVMGGIGGQIEGLSRERSAFAMGQGAGGIAAVKSSREIITEIMAEAEDVIARLAALARTAAKSG, encoded by the coding sequence ATGACCATCCGCACGCCACTCTGCGACATGCTCGGCATCCAGTATCCCATCATGCTGGCGGGCATGGGCGGCGTGTCCTATGGCGAACTTGCCGCGGCGGTGTCGGAAGCGGGCGGCTTCGGCACGCTGGGCATGGCGGGGCGCTCGCCGGACGAGATCAAGCATGAGATGAAGGTCGTGCGCGACAAGACCGACAAGCCCTTCGGCGTCGACCTCCTCGCCGCAGTGCCCGAATCGCTGGAGCGCACGGCCGACATCATCATCGAAGGCGGCGCGAAGGCGTTCATCTCGGGGCTCGGCGTGCCGCCGCCGCATCTGGTCAAGAAATTCCACGACGCGGGCCTGAAAGTCATGAACGTCAACGGCACGGTCAAGCACGCACGCTCGGCCGAGGCCGGCGGGCTCGACGCCGTCGTCGCGCAGGGCACCGAGGCGGGCGGTCACACCGGGCGCGTCGCGGGCATGGCGCTGATCCCGCAGATCGCTGACGCGGTGAAGATTCCCGTGATCGCCGCCGGCGCCATCGTCGACGGCCGCGGCTTGGCCGCCGCCCTAGCGTTGGGCGCCCAGGGCGTGTGGATGGGGACGCGCTTCATCGCCGCCACCGAGGCGCATGCCGGCGGGCTCTACAAGCAGGTGATCGTCGACGCGACGGATGAGGACACGGTCATCACCCGCTCCTATTCGGGCAAGCCGATGCGCGTCTTCAAGAACGAATGGGTGGCGGAGTGGGAAAAACGGCCCCAGGATATCAAGCCGTTTCCGGCGCAGGCGATCTTGTCGACCCAGGCCGGGGTGATGGGCGGGATCGGCGGCCAGATCGAAGGCCTGTCGCGCGAGCGCTCCGCCTTTGCCATGGGCCAGGGCGCGGGCGGAATCGCGGCGGTGAAGTCGTCTCGCGAGATCATCACGGAGATCATGGCCGAAGCCGAAGACGTGATCGCGCGGCTGGCTGCGCTGGCCCGGACGGCAGCAAAGTCCGGATAA
- a CDS encoding tyrosinase family protein has product MTTSFVIPGVSRRVFLGTAAAAAGSTMLPVRAAPAKAKYTRWNATSPQGMAMLASYAVAIKRMLELKPDHPHNWFRNAFVHAMDCPHGNWWFFTWHRPFVGYFEQTVRDLSGNKDFAFPYWDWTQTPRIPAQMFDGVLDPSYPAYNPYIANFDTFFKYMNPALEAYWKGLSSDQLGQLNTRGMPTLDSLWQQVKDYQQSAMFATTPNARYLTKTNPSLDEKTKVAVSLNTVLSGLKPNSFATFNSVQTPSHNTAPTSGDVFAILEGQPHNKTHNNIGGVGHIPNKDYLKFGYMADNLSPVDPVFFLHHANMDRLWDVWTRKQQAAGLPYLPTGDEWTTFAKEPFLFYIDANGNPALRKTAGESVEIAGFDYDYQPGSGEGIIHAPPVAAVAAAAPIVGAVSNGEGAVTVPAGLLAAVRNHTLVASITIPHPMSGGEPREYDVLVNAPPGTQAVSASSPYYVATISFFGFMPGMMSNDVTFQVPINKLPPAAKGKAAGDLVFTVVPSTAVPNVRATPNGVGAAAPLLRAVSVSVQP; this is encoded by the coding sequence ATGACCACGTCGTTCGTCATTCCGGGCGTATCGCGTCGCGTGTTTCTGGGCACGGCAGCGGCCGCCGCGGGATCAACGATGTTGCCCGTCCGGGCCGCGCCGGCCAAGGCGAAGTACACCCGCTGGAACGCCACCAGCCCGCAGGGCATGGCGATGCTGGCGAGCTACGCCGTCGCGATCAAACGGATGCTGGAGCTGAAGCCGGATCATCCGCACAACTGGTTCCGCAACGCGTTCGTCCACGCGATGGACTGCCCGCACGGCAATTGGTGGTTCTTCACCTGGCACCGGCCCTTCGTCGGCTATTTCGAGCAGACGGTGCGCGACCTGAGCGGCAACAAGGATTTCGCCTTTCCGTACTGGGACTGGACGCAAACGCCGCGCATCCCGGCGCAGATGTTCGACGGCGTGCTCGACCCGAGCTATCCCGCCTACAATCCCTATATCGCGAATTTCGACACGTTCTTCAAATACATGAACCCGGCGCTGGAGGCCTATTGGAAGGGGCTTTCGTCCGACCAGCTCGGCCAGCTCAACACGCGCGGCATGCCGACGCTCGACTCGCTATGGCAGCAGGTCAAGGACTACCAGCAGAGCGCGATGTTCGCGACGACGCCGAATGCGCGCTACCTGACCAAGACCAATCCGTCGCTGGACGAGAAGACCAAGGTCGCGGTCTCGCTCAACACCGTGCTGTCGGGGCTGAAGCCGAACAGCTTCGCCACGTTCAATTCCGTCCAGACCCCGTCGCACAACACGGCGCCCACCAGCGGCGACGTCTTCGCGATCCTCGAGGGCCAGCCCCACAACAAGACGCACAACAATATCGGCGGCGTCGGCCACATCCCGAACAAGGACTATCTGAAGTTCGGCTACATGGCGGACAACCTGTCGCCGGTCGATCCGGTGTTCTTCCTGCACCACGCCAACATGGACCGGTTGTGGGACGTGTGGACGCGCAAGCAGCAGGCGGCAGGCCTTCCTTATCTGCCGACCGGCGACGAGTGGACGACCTTCGCCAAGGAGCCGTTCCTCTTCTACATCGATGCCAACGGCAATCCGGCACTGCGCAAGACCGCCGGCGAAAGCGTCGAGATCGCCGGCTTCGACTACGACTACCAGCCGGGCTCGGGCGAAGGGATCATTCACGCCCCGCCGGTCGCAGCCGTCGCCGCGGCCGCGCCGATCGTCGGCGCGGTCAGCAATGGCGAGGGGGCCGTGACGGTACCGGCCGGCCTGCTGGCGGCGGTCCGGAACCACACGCTGGTGGCGTCGATCACCATTCCACATCCCATGTCGGGCGGCGAGCCGCGCGAATACGACGTGCTGGTCAATGCGCCGCCGGGTACGCAGGCGGTAAGCGCGAGCAGCCCCTATTACGTCGCCACGATCTCGTTCTTCGGCTTCATGCCGGGCATGATGTCGAACGACGTGACGTTCCAGGTGCCGATCAACAAACTGCCGCCGGCCGCCAAGGGCAAGGCAGCGGGCGACCTGGTCTTCACCGTCGTGCCGTCGACCGCGGTGCCCAATGTGCGCGCCACGCCCAATGGCGTCGGTGCTGCCGCCCCGCTGCTGCGGGCCGTGTCGGTGTCGGTCCAGCCCTGA
- a CDS encoding MDR family oxidoreductase yields MGRSRMKSRFKAILLRKDGDKQTAEDVELSPDDLMPGDVTVAVSHSTVNYKDGLALTGRSPVVRKFPMIPGVDLAGTVEESSNPAFKPGDKVVLNGFGLSEVHYGGYSELARVKGDWLVPLPAAFTPAQAMAIGTAGYTAMLCVLALEEAGVAPAKGAIVVTGASGGVGSVAVSLLAKLGYKVIASTGRPEEAAYLKDLGAVEIIPRSELAADPRPLAKERWAGGVDSVGSKTLANVIAATSYGGAVAACGLAGGMDLPTSVAPFILRGVSLLGIDSVQAPKARRIHAWERLARDLDTAKLAEMTHTIPLSGVRKAAEDILAGKIRGRLVVEI; encoded by the coding sequence GTGGGCAGAAGCCGTATGAAAAGCCGGTTCAAGGCGATCCTTTTGCGCAAGGATGGCGACAAGCAGACCGCCGAAGATGTGGAGCTGTCGCCCGACGATCTGATGCCCGGCGACGTGACGGTCGCGGTGTCGCATTCCACAGTCAACTATAAGGACGGGCTGGCGCTGACCGGGCGTTCGCCGGTGGTCCGCAAATTTCCGATGATCCCTGGCGTCGATCTCGCCGGCACGGTCGAGGAATCGTCGAACCCTGCCTTCAAGCCCGGCGACAAGGTTGTGTTGAACGGCTTCGGCCTCTCTGAAGTGCATTATGGAGGATATTCCGAGCTGGCGCGCGTGAAGGGCGACTGGCTTGTGCCGCTGCCCGCCGCGTTCACGCCGGCGCAGGCGATGGCGATCGGCACCGCCGGATACACGGCGATGCTCTGCGTTCTGGCGCTGGAGGAAGCGGGCGTTGCGCCCGCTAAAGGCGCGATCGTCGTGACGGGCGCCAGCGGCGGCGTCGGCTCCGTCGCCGTCTCGCTGCTGGCCAAACTCGGCTACAAGGTCATCGCGTCGACGGGGCGGCCGGAAGAAGCGGCTTATCTGAAGGATCTCGGCGCTGTCGAAATCATCCCGCGCAGCGAGCTCGCCGCCGACCCGCGGCCGCTGGCCAAGGAGCGCTGGGCGGGCGGTGTCGACAGTGTCGGCTCCAAGACCCTGGCCAATGTCATCGCCGCAACCTCTTATGGCGGTGCGGTGGCGGCCTGCGGGCTTGCCGGCGGCATGGACTTGCCGACCAGCGTGGCACCTTTCATCCTGCGCGGCGTTTCGTTGCTCGGTATCGACTCGGTGCAGGCGCCCAAGGCCAGGCGCATCCACGCCTGGGAACGCCTGGCCCGTGACCTCGATACCGCCAAGCTGGCGGAAATGACTCACACCATCCCGCTTTCCGGCGTGCGCAAGGCTGCCGAGGACATTCTCGCTGGCAAGATCCGCGGCCGCCTGGTCGTGGAAATATAA
- a CDS encoding Hsp70 family protein produces MMACGLDFGTSNSAIGVMSGNAPTLAPVEGLETLIPSAVFFDYETKGRVLFGAEAIATYIGQHDGRLMRALKSILGSPLIDEKTALGSKMVALTDVVEIFVRHLKEKAEAFAGEELTAVVHGRPVRFVDDDDAADAKAERVLTGIANRVGFRDVAFVYEPIAAAYRYEETASAEEVVLIADIGGGTSDFTVIRIGPERMRRIDRTDDILANDGVRIGGTDFDALLSLDAVMPQLGLGTQLIEKNLPMPNSLYYELATWSTINFAYTFQNERMLIELVAGAREPEKVARLLKVVRDRLGHRIAFAVEDGKIALSEAQSVALPLDFIDSALAAQATRDGFDRAIAARTERLFRTASDCIRDAGLAPAAIQTIFFTGGSGRVPAVREAIMRAAPSARATTGSDFLSVALGLTREAHKRFG; encoded by the coding sequence ATGATGGCCTGCGGCCTCGACTTCGGCACTTCCAATTCGGCGATCGGCGTGATGTCCGGCAACGCGCCCACGCTCGCTCCTGTCGAAGGGCTTGAGACGCTGATCCCCAGCGCCGTGTTCTTCGATTACGAGACCAAGGGCCGGGTCCTGTTCGGTGCCGAGGCGATCGCAACCTATATCGGCCAGCACGACGGGCGGCTGATGCGGGCGCTCAAATCGATCCTCGGCTCGCCGCTGATCGACGAGAAGACCGCGCTCGGCTCGAAGATGGTGGCGCTCACCGACGTGGTCGAGATCTTCGTGCGGCACCTGAAGGAGAAGGCCGAGGCCTTCGCGGGCGAGGAGCTGACCGCCGTCGTGCATGGCCGCCCGGTACGCTTCGTCGACGACGACGATGCGGCCGATGCCAAGGCCGAGCGGGTGCTGACCGGCATCGCCAACCGCGTCGGCTTCCGCGACGTGGCGTTCGTCTACGAGCCGATCGCCGCGGCCTATCGCTATGAGGAAACCGCCAGCGCCGAAGAGGTCGTGCTGATCGCCGACATCGGCGGCGGCACGTCCGACTTCACCGTCATCCGGATCGGACCGGAGCGGATGCGCCGCATCGACCGGACGGACGACATCCTCGCCAATGACGGCGTGCGGATCGGCGGCACGGATTTCGATGCGCTGCTGAGCCTGGACGCGGTGATGCCGCAATTGGGACTGGGCACGCAACTGATCGAAAAGAACCTGCCGATGCCCAATTCGCTCTATTACGAGCTGGCGACCTGGTCGACGATCAACTTCGCCTACACCTTCCAGAACGAGCGCATGCTCATCGAGCTTGTCGCCGGCGCGCGCGAACCGGAGAAGGTCGCACGGCTGCTCAAGGTGGTGCGCGACCGCCTCGGCCACCGCATCGCCTTTGCGGTTGAGGACGGCAAGATCGCGCTCAGCGAGGCGCAGAGCGTCGCCCTGCCCTTGGACTTCATCGATTCCGCCCTGGCGGCGCAGGCTACGCGCGACGGCTTCGACCGCGCGATTGCGGCGCGGACGGAGCGGCTCTTCCGCACCGCGTCCGACTGTATCCGCGACGCAGGGCTGGCCCCTGCCGCCATCCAGACCATATTTTTCACGGGCGGCTCGGGACGGGTGCCTGCCGTGCGCGAGGCGATCATGCGCGCGGCACCAAGCGCGCGCGCGACGACGGGCTCGGATTTCCTTTCCGTTGCGTTAGGCTTGACGCGAGAGGCGCATAAGCGGTTTGGATAG
- a CDS encoding PaaI family thioesterase — protein MTWATERLDALIAGRAEAPPVVQTLRLGLLDAWEEGWVGKRWEPDPDLLNGDGTLFGGYIAALADQMLGFAAMTVIPEGSAFRTINLNVQFLRVGRAHPILAEARVISHTKSLITAEADFYREADKELIARAGAQQMVLPFVTP, from the coding sequence ATGACCTGGGCGACCGAGCGTCTTGACGCGCTGATCGCGGGCCGCGCTGAAGCGCCGCCCGTCGTGCAGACGCTGCGGCTCGGCCTGCTCGATGCCTGGGAGGAGGGCTGGGTCGGCAAGCGCTGGGAGCCCGATCCCGACCTGCTCAACGGCGACGGCACGCTGTTCGGCGGCTATATCGCGGCGCTGGCGGACCAGATGCTCGGCTTCGCCGCCATGACCGTGATCCCGGAAGGCAGCGCCTTCCGAACGATCAATCTCAACGTCCAGTTCCTGCGCGTCGGGCGCGCGCATCCCATCCTCGCCGAGGCCCGCGTGATCTCGCACACCAAGTCGCTGATCACCGCGGAAGCCGACTTCTACCGTGAGGCGGACAAGGAGCTGATCGCCCGGGCCGGCGCGCAGCAAATGGTGCTGCCCTTTGTAACGCCTTGA
- a CDS encoding dihydroorotase, translating to MSETFDLLIRGGVVATPNGLAEGDVGVVGGKIAAIGALGGAKAAEIFEAKGLHVLPGVIDSQCHFREPGNEHKEDLESGSRAAVLGGVTGVFEMPNTNPPTTTRAAIEDKLARAGNRMHCDYAFYVGASPANIGALAELERLPGVAGVKAFLGSSTGTLLLDHESDIAAMLRAGRRRVAVHSEDEDRLKARKHLALPGDPRSHPVWRDAEAARMSTERVIRLARAAGRRLHVLHVTTADEIPLLAEAKEICTAETTPQHLTLAAPECYERLGTYAQMNPPIRDAAHRAALWDAVNQGVIDVIGSDHAPHSRAEKDKTYPDTPSGMPGVQTLVTILLDHVNAGRLTLERFVDLTSAGAARIFGIAGKGRIARGYDADFTIVDLKAKHRIENAWIASKCGWTPFDGMETTGWALATIIRGKTVMRDRVLTLGGQGQPIQFTETLEPR from the coding sequence ATGTCGGAAACCTTTGATCTCCTTATCCGCGGCGGGGTTGTTGCCACGCCAAATGGCCTCGCAGAGGGCGATGTCGGCGTCGTCGGCGGCAAGATCGCCGCCATCGGCGCGCTGGGCGGCGCCAAAGCCGCCGAAATCTTCGAGGCGAAAGGCCTCCACGTCCTTCCCGGCGTGATCGACAGCCAGTGCCATTTCCGCGAGCCCGGCAACGAGCACAAGGAAGACCTGGAGAGCGGCAGCCGCGCCGCGGTGCTGGGCGGCGTCACGGGCGTCTTCGAGATGCCCAATACCAATCCGCCCACCACCACCCGCGCCGCGATCGAGGACAAGCTCGCACGTGCCGGGAATCGCATGCATTGCGACTACGCCTTCTATGTCGGCGCATCGCCGGCCAATATCGGCGCCCTGGCGGAGCTCGAGCGCCTGCCGGGCGTCGCCGGCGTGAAGGCCTTCCTGGGCTCCTCCACCGGCACGCTGTTGCTCGACCATGAGAGCGACATCGCCGCGATGCTGCGCGCCGGTCGCCGCCGCGTCGCGGTGCATTCGGAAGACGAAGACCGCCTCAAGGCCCGCAAGCATCTCGCGCTCCCCGGCGACCCGCGCAGCCATCCCGTCTGGCGCGATGCCGAGGCGGCGCGCATGTCGACGGAGCGCGTAATCCGTCTCGCGCGCGCCGCTGGCCGGCGGCTGCATGTCCTGCACGTGACGACAGCGGACGAGATTCCGCTCCTGGCCGAGGCCAAGGAGATTTGCACCGCCGAGACCACGCCGCAGCATCTCACCCTGGCGGCGCCCGAGTGCTACGAGCGGCTGGGCACCTATGCCCAGATGAACCCACCGATCCGCGATGCCGCGCATCGTGCGGCACTGTGGGACGCGGTCAATCAGGGCGTGATCGACGTCATCGGCTCCGACCATGCGCCGCACAGCCGCGCCGAAAAGGACAAGACCTATCCCGACACGCCGTCCGGCATGCCCGGCGTGCAGACGCTGGTGACCATCCTGCTCGACCATGTGAACGCCGGCCGCCTGACGCTGGAGCGGTTCGTCGATCTCACCAGCGCCGGCGCGGCCCGCATCTTCGGCATTGCCGGCAAAGGGCGCATCGCGCGCGGCTACGACGCCGATTTCACGATCGTCGACCTCAAGGCGAAACACCGGATCGAGAATGCTTGGATCGCATCGAAATGCGGCTGGACGCCGTTCGACGGCATGGAGACGACCGGCTGGGCGCTTGCCACGATCATCCGCGGCAAGACGGTCATGCGCGATCGCGTGCTGACGCTGGGCGGGCAGGGGCAGCCGATCCAGTTCACCGAAACGCTGGAGCCGCGATGA
- a CDS encoding DNA-3-methyladenine glycosylase I yields MKAEIVRCAWSVKEPIYVAYHDDEWGVPEYESRALYEKLVLDGFQAGLAWITILRKRDNFRAAFDHFDPEKIARYGKREMNRLLKDAGIIRSEAKIKAAIKGAQLWLDIEAKEPGGFRDFIWKHVDGKPTQNAFKTLGQVPAQTPMSQALSKDLKSRGFNFVGPVIVYAFAQAVGMVNDHVVSCHRHAACAKLGRRGTP; encoded by the coding sequence TTGAAGGCCGAGATTGTCCGCTGCGCCTGGTCGGTGAAGGAACCGATCTATGTCGCCTATCACGACGACGAATGGGGCGTGCCGGAATACGAGTCCCGCGCGCTCTACGAGAAGCTGGTGCTCGACGGCTTCCAGGCGGGTCTCGCCTGGATCACCATCCTGCGCAAGCGCGACAATTTCCGCGCCGCCTTCGACCATTTCGATCCGGAGAAGATCGCGCGCTACGGCAAGCGCGAGATGAACCGCCTGCTGAAAGATGCCGGCATCATCCGCTCCGAGGCGAAGATCAAGGCGGCGATCAAGGGCGCGCAGCTCTGGCTCGACATCGAGGCGAAAGAGCCGGGCGGCTTCCGCGATTTCATCTGGAAGCACGTCGACGGCAAGCCGACGCAGAATGCGTTCAAGACGCTGGGCCAGGTGCCGGCACAGACCCCGATGAGCCAGGCTCTGTCAAAAGACCTCAAATCGCGCGGCTTCAACTTCGTGGGGCCCGTGATCGTCTATGCCTTCGCGCAGGCGGTGGGCATGGTCAACGACCATGTCGTGTCCTGCCACCGCCATGCGGCGTGCGCCAAGCTGGGCCGGCGCGGCACGCCCTAG
- a CDS encoding LysE family transporter gives MDYLILSLSGVVIGLIVAVPIGPVNLICIRRTLAFGPLNGFVSGLGAAVGDTVFAIVTGFGLTAVAQWIKGYTSALELVGGGMLIYFGVHTFFAKVEARLPDSIASREKGASTLFRAMASTFALTMTNPATLLGFAALIAGLGGLAGGHPSFLAASFVVIGVAAGSSLWWLVLTTIVGLFHASINDRVMAMINKGSGIAVAGFGIAVLIHLAMKFL, from the coding sequence ATGGATTATCTCATACTCAGCCTCTCCGGCGTCGTGATCGGATTGATCGTCGCGGTGCCCATCGGGCCCGTGAACCTCATCTGCATCCGCCGCACGCTGGCGTTCGGGCCGCTGAACGGATTCGTCTCCGGCCTCGGCGCGGCGGTGGGCGACACGGTGTTCGCGATCGTCACCGGCTTCGGCCTCACCGCCGTGGCGCAATGGATCAAGGGCTACACCTCCGCGCTCGAGCTGGTCGGCGGCGGCATGCTGATCTATTTCGGCGTCCACACCTTCTTCGCCAAGGTCGAGGCGCGACTGCCCGATTCCATCGCCTCGCGGGAGAAGGGCGCCTCCACGCTGTTCCGCGCCATGGCGTCGACCTTTGCGCTCACCATGACGAATCCAGCGACCTTGCTGGGGTTCGCCGCGCTGATCGCGGGTCTCGGCGGCCTGGCGGGCGGCCATCCGAGCTTTCTTGCGGCCTCCTTCGTGGTGATCGGCGTGGCGGCGGGATCGTCGCTGTGGTGGCTGGTGCTCACGACCATCGTCGGTCTGTTCCATGCGAGCATCAACGACCGCGTCATGGCGATGATCAACAAGGGGTCCGGCATCGCGGTCGCCGGCTTCGGCATCGCGGTGCTGATCCATCTGGCGATGAAGTTTCTCTAG